TCCGGTGCAGATGGTTGGCATTTCCTCACCGGAGACCAGGAGAACATTCAAAAGCTCGCCGACACGGTCGGCTTCCGCTTCCAATATCTGCCCAGCGCAGACCAATACGCCCATGGCAGCGGCATCATGCTGCTTACGCCGGATGGAAAGGTGTCGCACTACTTTTACGGCATCGAGTACCCGGAATCGGATCTCCGCTTGGGCCTTGTCGACGCTTCGGAAGGCAAGATCGGTTCCTTGGCAGACGCCGTCCTCTTGCTTTGTTACAAATACGATCCCGCTTCGGGTGCGTATGGCTTGGTCATTATGCGCGTGCTTCGTCTCGCGGCCGTTGCGACCGTCTTGGCGATTTCTACTCTAGTTGGCGTCCTGCTTATGCAGGAGAAACGGCGTCGGCGCCGCCTTGCGGCCAGTGATGCCACTGCGGGCTCGCCCGCGCTTTCTCGGTGATGATATGAACCGCGGCACAAACCAGTATGCGATCAGTCTTGTGGGGTTGCAGATAACGAAGGTGTTGTAGAGCGTTGTCATGAACATAACATTGATCCCAGAATCGGCGTCGACCGTTGCTCCCAAGGTGGACCTGCTCTTGTACGTGCTTACGGGCTTGAGCGTGTTCTTCTTCTTTGCAGTGGTCCTGATGGTCGCCTTCCTTGCAATTCGCTACCGAAAGGGCGCCAAGGTTAACCGGCACTTGGAAGACCCC
The window above is part of the Candidatus Hydrogenedentota bacterium genome. Proteins encoded here:
- a CDS encoding SCO family protein, whose protein sequence is MKRIFIERNRRSVNVAAVLVGACISLMATQAASAQTLGAPSPPDVGIDQKLGAQVPLELTFRDESGKTVKLADLMNGKPVVLSLVYYECPMLCGEVLQGMLSAFNKLPFTIGDQYQVFTVSFDPKETNELAVMKKKNMLEAYKDAKSGADGWHFLTGDQENIQKLADTVGFRFQYLPSADQYAHGSGIMLLTPDGKVSHYFYGIEYPESDLRLGLVDASEGKIGSLADAVLLLCYKYDPASGAYGLVIMRVLRLAAVATVLAISTLVGVLLMQEKRRRRRLAASDATAGSPALSR